A section of the Streptomyces sp. NBC_00102 genome encodes:
- a CDS encoding glycosyl hydrolase family 18 protein has product MRLTRSLRTVVTATVTAVAAAGLTLIGGPAQAATPLPSHVFAPFFETWTGDSPAALAAQSGTKHLTMAFLQTATPGSCTPYWSGDTGMPIAASSFGSDIKTIQSKGGDVIPSFGGYAADTTGTEIAESCTDVNQIAAAYEKVITTYDVTRLDMDVEVDSLSNTAGIDRRNKAIKILQDWATANGRKVEISYTLPTTTSGLESNALAVLQNAVSNGARVDVANLMTFDYYDNASHNMANDTQTAAQGLVNQLAALYPSKTSAQLWGMVGITEMPGVDDFGPAETFTLANATQVYNWAVSKGINFLSFWALQRDNGSCPGGAAADGCSGIQQNTWDFSHIFSPFTGGTTTTPANDFSLTATPASGSVTAGGSVTSSVKTAVTAGSAQTVSLKVTGAPAGVTASLSPASVTAGGSSTLTLATTSAAASGTYTITVTGTGTSGSHTATYSLKITGGTTTCTATPWAAASIYTGGQTVSYQGHTWKAQWWTQGEVPGTTGQWGVWVDLGAC; this is encoded by the coding sequence ATGAGACTCACGCGCTCGCTCCGCACGGTCGTCACCGCCACGGTCACGGCGGTGGCCGCAGCCGGCCTCACGCTGATCGGGGGGCCCGCCCAGGCGGCGACGCCTCTCCCCTCCCACGTATTCGCCCCGTTCTTCGAGACGTGGACCGGCGACAGCCCCGCCGCGCTGGCCGCGCAGTCGGGCACCAAGCACCTCACCATGGCGTTCCTCCAGACCGCCACGCCCGGTTCGTGTACGCCGTACTGGAGCGGGGACACCGGGATGCCGATCGCGGCCTCCTCGTTCGGCAGCGACATCAAGACCATCCAGTCCAAGGGCGGCGACGTCATCCCCTCGTTCGGCGGGTACGCGGCCGACACCACGGGCACCGAGATCGCCGAGAGCTGCACCGACGTCAACCAGATCGCGGCCGCCTACGAGAAGGTCATCACCACCTACGACGTGACCCGCCTCGACATGGACGTCGAGGTCGATTCGCTGAGCAACACCGCGGGCATCGACCGCCGCAACAAGGCCATCAAGATCCTCCAGGACTGGGCCACCGCCAACGGGCGCAAGGTCGAGATCTCGTACACCCTGCCGACCACCACCTCGGGCCTGGAGTCCAACGCACTCGCCGTGCTGCAGAACGCGGTCAGCAACGGCGCTCGCGTCGACGTGGCGAACCTCATGACGTTCGACTACTACGACAACGCCAGTCACAACATGGCGAACGACACCCAGACCGCGGCCCAGGGTCTCGTCAACCAGCTCGCCGCCCTCTACCCGTCCAAGACCTCGGCCCAGCTGTGGGGAATGGTCGGCATCACCGAGATGCCGGGAGTGGACGACTTCGGTCCTGCGGAGACCTTCACCCTCGCCAACGCCACCCAGGTCTACAACTGGGCCGTCTCCAAGGGCATCAACTTCCTGTCCTTCTGGGCTCTCCAGCGTGACAACGGAAGCTGCCCCGGCGGCGCCGCCGCGGACGGCTGCTCCGGCATCCAGCAGAACACCTGGGACTTCTCGCACATCTTCTCGCCCTTCACCGGTGGCACCACCACGACCCCCGCCAACGACTTCTCGCTGACCGCCACACCGGCCTCCGGCTCGGTGACCGCAGGCGGTTCGGTCACCAGCTCGGTGAAGACCGCGGTGACGGCGGGCTCGGCGCAGACGGTGAGCCTCAAGGTCACCGGCGCACCGGCGGGCGTCACGGCCTCGCTGAGCCCCGCGTCCGTCACGGCGGGCGGCAGTTCGACCCTCACCCTGGCGACGACCTCGGCCGCCGCCTCGGGCACGTACACCATCACCGTGACCGGCACCGGCACCTCCGGAAGCCACACCGCGACCTACTCGCTCAAGATCACCGGAGGTACGACGACGTGCACGGCCACCCCGTGGGCGGCGGCGTCGATCTACACCGGCGGCCAGACGGTCTCCTACCAGGGGCACACGTGGAAGGCCCAGTGGTGGACGCAGGGCGAGGTCCCCGGAACCACGGGCCAGTGGGGCGTGTGGGTGGACCTCGGCGCCTGCTGA
- a CDS encoding polysaccharide lyase family 1 protein: MRKAVALRLSAAVATAALAAATGLVVAMPSASAATGGVTGYATQNGGTTGGAGGQVVKATTGTEIHQALCSRASSSTPITIQVEGTINHANTAKVSGDSCNTAAGVIELKQISNVTLVGVGSGAVFDQLGIHIRESSNIIIQNVTVKNVKKSGSPTSNGGDAIGMESDVRNIWVDHSTLEASGGEAEGFDGLFDMKDNTQYVTLSYSILRNSGRGGLIGSSETELSNGFITFHHNLYQNLDSRTPLLRGGIAHIYNNYYVNLNESGINSRAGAKAKVDNNYFKDSKDVLGTFYTDAAGYWQVSGNTFDNVTWSAHASDNNPAGPNPTSNTSVSIPYSYSLDAAGCVPSIVTQTAGANKGLQVSDGNCTPTTPTTNPTTPTPTPTTATPSPTTGPTQPSGTNLSLSAGADGSSKASGTSYGNVKDGSLSTYWSPSGSTGSVSIKWDAATAVSSINIREASGSSIGSWRVLNGDTGAVLTSGSGAGTISFTKTSLRKVTFEITGSSGTPKVAEFETYA; the protein is encoded by the coding sequence ATGAGGAAAGCAGTCGCACTGCGACTCTCCGCGGCAGTGGCCACGGCGGCCCTGGCTGCGGCGACCGGTCTCGTCGTGGCGATGCCCTCGGCATCGGCCGCGACCGGCGGCGTCACCGGCTACGCGACCCAGAACGGCGGTACCACCGGCGGAGCCGGCGGGCAGGTCGTGAAAGCGACGACGGGTACCGAGATCCATCAGGCGCTGTGCAGCCGCGCCAGCAGCAGCACCCCGATCACCATTCAGGTGGAGGGCACGATCAACCACGCCAACACCGCCAAGGTGTCGGGCGACAGCTGCAACACCGCGGCCGGTGTGATCGAGCTCAAGCAGATCAGCAACGTCACGCTCGTCGGCGTCGGCAGCGGCGCGGTCTTCGACCAACTGGGCATCCACATACGCGAGTCCAGCAACATCATCATCCAGAACGTGACGGTCAAGAACGTCAAGAAGTCCGGCTCGCCCACCTCCAACGGCGGCGACGCCATCGGCATGGAGAGCGACGTCCGCAACATCTGGGTCGACCACTCCACCCTGGAAGCATCGGGCGGCGAGGCCGAAGGATTCGACGGCCTCTTCGACATGAAGGACAACACGCAGTACGTGACGCTGTCCTACAGCATCCTGCGCAACTCCGGGCGTGGCGGCCTCATCGGCTCCAGCGAGACCGAACTCTCCAACGGCTTCATCACGTTCCACCACAACCTGTACCAGAACCTGGACTCACGTACGCCGTTGCTGCGCGGCGGCATCGCGCACATCTACAACAACTACTACGTGAACCTCAACGAGTCGGGCATCAACTCCCGCGCCGGGGCCAAGGCGAAGGTGGACAACAACTACTTCAAGGACTCCAAGGACGTCCTCGGCACCTTCTACACCGACGCGGCCGGCTACTGGCAGGTCAGCGGCAACACCTTCGACAACGTGACCTGGTCCGCCCACGCCTCCGACAACAACCCGGCCGGCCCCAACCCCACCTCCAACACCTCGGTGAGCATCCCCTACTCCTACAGCCTCGACGCGGCCGGCTGCGTGCCGAGCATCGTGACCCAGACGGCCGGCGCCAACAAGGGCCTCCAGGTCTCGGACGGGAACTGCACGCCGACCACCCCCACCACCAACCCCACCACGCCCACGCCGACCCCCACCACGGCAACGCCGTCGCCGACCACCGGACCGACGCAGCCCAGCGGCACCAACCTCAGCCTCTCCGCCGGTGCCGACGGCTCCAGCAAGGCGAGCGGAACCAGCTACGGCAACGTCAAGGACGGCAGCCTGAGCACCTACTGGTCGCCTTCCGGCTCGACCGGCTCCGTCTCGATCAAGTGGGACGCCGCGACCGCGGTCTCCTCGATCAACATCCGCGAGGCGTCCGGCTCCAGCATCGGCTCGTGGCGGGTCCTCAACGGTGACACCGGTGCGGTCCTGACCTCCGGCAGCGGAGCGGGCACCATCTCCTTCACCAAGACCTCGCTCCGCAAGGTCACGTTCGAGATCACCGGTTCCAGCGGCACCCCGAAGGTCGCCGAGTTCGAGACGTACGCCTGA
- a CDS encoding MFS transporter, with the protein MSENTARTRVFAALRVRDYRTYWSTGLVSNIGSAMQSVALDWFVFDLTHSGTAVGWAAGLQFAPVLLFGLWGGVLADRYDRRTLLLWAQSLYAVQAVLLTVAVLSGHAPLWSLYLLSFGLGCVFTVENPARLSFVTELVGPPLIPNAAGLNILSLNAARLIGPAIAGMLIGPIGAGGVFAVNAVSFVAVTLGLLTIPARTPAPGAPGPLSAPAPVKRARWAGAGAEGLRYVAARPELAGVLALFGLVATFAVNFPTTLTLFAGRVFDVGSSGLGFMSTALSVGTVAGTLAATRRASPRVRTVVVGAVLFGVSEAVAALMPSYSTFLILLLPTGFTLMTLNTAVSAFVQSEVTHAMRGRVMAVYTVVSMGGAPLGGPAIGWVCQHAGVRWGLASGAAVAMLSALAVALLLSRRRNSAGPDGSSRNRPAAGPAAASLRTRTRTPTPSPPLSSAHADPRVPGTTPTGGNPHD; encoded by the coding sequence GTGTCCGAGAACACCGCACGAACAAGGGTGTTCGCCGCACTTCGGGTCCGCGACTACCGGACCTACTGGAGCACCGGCCTGGTCTCCAACATCGGCTCCGCGATGCAGAGCGTGGCCCTGGACTGGTTCGTCTTCGACCTCACGCACAGCGGAACCGCGGTCGGCTGGGCGGCGGGCCTGCAGTTCGCCCCGGTCCTGCTCTTCGGCCTGTGGGGCGGGGTGCTCGCCGACCGGTACGACCGCCGCACGCTCCTGCTGTGGGCGCAGTCCCTGTACGCGGTCCAGGCGGTACTCCTCACGGTCGCCGTGCTGTCCGGGCACGCACCCCTCTGGTCGCTCTACCTGCTGTCGTTCGGTCTGGGCTGTGTCTTCACCGTGGAGAACCCCGCCCGGCTCTCCTTCGTCACCGAGCTGGTCGGACCCCCGCTGATACCCAACGCGGCGGGGCTGAACATCCTCTCCCTCAACGCCGCCCGGCTGATCGGACCCGCGATCGCCGGAATGCTGATCGGACCGATCGGTGCGGGCGGGGTGTTCGCGGTGAACGCCGTCTCCTTCGTGGCCGTGACCCTGGGCCTGCTGACGATCCCCGCGCGCACACCCGCGCCCGGAGCCCCCGGGCCCCTGAGCGCGCCGGCGCCCGTGAAGCGCGCACGGTGGGCGGGCGCCGGCGCCGAAGGCCTGCGCTACGTCGCCGCCCGGCCCGAACTGGCCGGAGTGCTGGCCCTCTTCGGTCTGGTGGCCACCTTCGCGGTGAACTTCCCCACGACCCTCACGCTGTTCGCCGGGCGCGTCTTCGACGTCGGCTCCAGCGGCCTCGGCTTCATGTCGACCGCCCTGTCCGTGGGGACCGTCGCAGGCACGCTCGCCGCCACCCGCCGCGCCTCGCCCCGGGTACGGACCGTGGTCGTCGGCGCCGTCCTCTTCGGCGTCAGCGAGGCGGTGGCCGCGCTCATGCCCTCCTACAGCACCTTCCTGATCCTGCTGCTGCCGACCGGGTTCACCCTGATGACCCTCAACACCGCGGTCAGCGCCTTCGTCCAGTCGGAGGTCACCCATGCCATGCGTGGCCGGGTGATGGCCGTCTACACCGTCGTCTCGATGGGCGGCGCCCCGCTCGGCGGCCCCGCGATCGGCTGGGTCTGCCAGCACGCCGGAGTGCGCTGGGGACTGGCCTCCGGAGCCGCCGTCGCCATGCTCTCCGCCCTGGCGGTGGCGCTCCTGCTCTCCCGGCGACGGAACTCCGCCGGCCCCGACGGATCCTCCCGGAACCGTCCCGCAGCGGGTCCGGCCGCCGCTTCCCTCCGTACCCGTACCCGTACCCCTACCCCGTCCCCGCCCCTCTCGTCGGCGCATGCCGACCCCCGCGTCCCCGGAACCACTCCGACCGGAGGTAACCCTCATGACTGA
- a CDS encoding LLM class flavin-dependent oxidoreductase — protein MTDHDAGLPGPHLALEADGDGAHPAAWRHSGRPPGEVLGPRALREVVTAAENAGFGLVTFADSPLPPGAEGGPAGRLEAGTRAAYVSPLTDRIGLAPTLHIATTEPFHLATQLASLDHASHGRGAWVVGAANGADDAATVGEPVRSAAELVRETADVIDTARSLWDSWEDDAVVKDLATGRFLDADRVHHVDFEGPAFSVKGPLITPRPPQGQLVVLVPDALDADGRADVVLVSRPDLAGIAERAATAREAGAPLVFAEVEVVLDADAPAADRLATLDEAATWPETGRLRHVGPPEALVGLLRELSALVDGVRLHPAVLAVDLPVLTERVLPALAGERPVPRAGDTLRDTLGLPRPANRFAAPAATNA, from the coding sequence ATGACTGATCACGACGCCGGGCTTCCCGGCCCGCACCTCGCCCTGGAAGCGGACGGCGACGGCGCCCACCCCGCGGCCTGGCGCCACTCCGGCCGCCCGCCGGGCGAGGTCCTCGGCCCGCGGGCCCTGCGGGAGGTGGTGACCGCGGCCGAGAACGCGGGCTTCGGCCTCGTCACCTTCGCCGACTCGCCGCTGCCGCCCGGAGCGGAGGGCGGACCGGCCGGACGGCTGGAGGCCGGCACCCGCGCCGCGTACGTCTCACCGCTGACCGACCGGATCGGCCTCGCGCCCACCCTGCACATCGCCACCACGGAACCGTTCCACCTCGCCACCCAGCTCGCGAGCCTCGACCACGCCTCGCACGGGCGGGGCGCCTGGGTCGTCGGCGCGGCGAACGGCGCCGACGACGCGGCCACCGTCGGCGAGCCGGTACGCTCCGCCGCCGAGCTGGTCCGGGAGACCGCCGACGTCATCGACACCGCCCGGTCCCTCTGGGACTCCTGGGAGGACGACGCGGTCGTCAAGGACCTCGCCACCGGCCGTTTCCTGGACGCCGACCGGGTGCACCACGTCGACTTCGAGGGCCCCGCCTTCTCGGTCAAAGGCCCTCTGATCACCCCGCGCCCCCCGCAGGGCCAGCTCGTCGTGCTGGTCCCGGACGCGCTGGACGCCGACGGCCGCGCCGACGTGGTGCTGGTCTCCCGCCCCGATCTCGCCGGGATCGCGGAGCGCGCGGCCACCGCGAGGGAAGCCGGAGCGCCGCTGGTCTTCGCCGAGGTGGAAGTGGTCCTCGACGCGGACGCCCCGGCGGCCGACCGGCTCGCGACCCTGGACGAGGCCGCCACCTGGCCGGAGACCGGACGACTGCGCCACGTCGGCCCGCCCGAGGCACTGGTCGGCCTGCTGCGCGAACTCTCCGCCCTGGTCGACGGGGTCAGGCTGCACCCGGCCGTACTCGCCGTCGACCTGCCGGTCCTGACCGAGCGGGTGCTTCCGGCGCTTGCCGGGGAGCGGCCCGTACCGCGCGCCGGCGACACCCTGCGCGACACGCTCGGCCTTCCCCGCCCCGCCAACCGGTTCGCCGCCCCGGCGGCCACGAACGCCTGA
- a CDS encoding DUF1684 domain-containing protein, whose protein sequence is MTVPQTGIDQESFTEEWQSWHREKEAQLSGPHGFLAITSLRWLSAEPERFEDAPGVWSASAAGVVVELAEDEELTIDGTVVTGRHNFGIIGERDSVYPGFGDAVIEVAKRGGHDILRPRHPGNALRTGFTGTPAYAPDARWARPGRFLPFDEPRPVTVGAAVEGLEHVYDSPGEVEFELDGRTHRLTTFNGKRPGALMALFTDLTSGVTTYAANRSVQIEAPDEQGAVRIDFNRAANLPCAYTDLATCPLPPTENRLPVAVEAGERIPLERGGPAV, encoded by the coding sequence ATGACCGTCCCGCAGACCGGCATCGACCAGGAGAGTTTCACCGAGGAGTGGCAGTCGTGGCACCGGGAGAAGGAGGCGCAGCTCTCCGGACCGCACGGGTTCCTCGCGATCACGAGCCTGCGCTGGCTGAGCGCCGAGCCGGAGCGCTTCGAGGACGCCCCGGGCGTCTGGTCGGCTTCGGCCGCGGGCGTGGTGGTGGAACTGGCGGAGGACGAGGAACTGACGATCGACGGCACGGTAGTGACGGGTCGTCACAACTTCGGGATCATCGGCGAACGTGACAGCGTGTACCCGGGGTTCGGTGACGCGGTGATCGAGGTGGCCAAGCGCGGCGGACACGACATCCTGCGCCCGCGCCACCCGGGGAACGCACTGCGTACCGGCTTCACCGGTACCCCCGCGTACGCCCCTGACGCACGCTGGGCCCGTCCGGGAAGGTTCCTGCCCTTCGACGAGCCGCGTCCGGTGACGGTCGGCGCCGCGGTGGAGGGCCTGGAGCACGTCTACGACTCCCCCGGCGAGGTCGAGTTCGAGCTCGACGGCCGCACGCACCGGCTCACGACGTTCAACGGCAAGCGTCCCGGCGCACTGATGGCTCTGTTCACGGACCTGACCTCCGGTGTGACCACTTACGCGGCGAACCGCTCCGTCCAGATCGAGGCACCCGACGAACAGGGCGCCGTCCGGATCGATTTCAACCGTGCGGCGAACCTTCCGTGCGCCTACACCGACCTGGCGACCTGCCCACTGCCGCCGACGGAGAACCGCCTGCCGGTCGCGGTGGAGGCCGGCGAGCGCATCCCCCTGGAGCGCGGCGGACCGGCCGTCTGA
- a CDS encoding putative leader peptide, giving the protein MPYQQNATGALSPSRVAGTSFGAPAGRRPATRLHARLHIDLRRSSSALCPA; this is encoded by the coding sequence ATGCCGTACCAGCAGAACGCCACCGGAGCCCTGTCTCCGAGCCGCGTCGCCGGTACGTCCTTCGGGGCTCCTGCCGGCCGTCGTCCCGCCACACGCCTGCACGCCCGGCTGCACATAGACCTGCGCCGCTCGTCCAGCGCCCTCTGTCCGGCCTGA
- a CDS encoding NtaA/DmoA family FMN-dependent monooxygenase (This protein belongs to a clade of FMN-dependent monooxygenases, within a broader family of flavin-dependent oxidoreductases, the luciferase-like monooxygenase (LMM) family, some of whose members use coenzyme F420 rather than FMN.), translating into MTAQNPHPQLHLGVFYTGVGPQLIWSDPDAPSHTAIETFVEIAQILERGLFDAFFLGEGLRVRENRGRVFDLDVAGRPDAITQLAALAAVTTRIGLVATQNTTYNYPADLARRLAGLDLLSEGRAGWNIVTTDNAWTGANFRHGGWLEHERRYERAGQFVEAAKALWASWAPDTIAADGSADHWARPGAIDRVERDTDLVTLRATPTVPGSRQGRPVLFQAGDSPGGRELAARHADVVFSANTEFGKAAAYAADLRDRLARHGRTPDSLRILPGANVVIGDTPADAEEKARWVRGEQINGPRSIAFLEQYWGTDLSGYDPDGPLPDIEPSDQELDPSRGTLAVDQRSGKLATIRKWRELSTERGLSIRELVTEVSPGHPSFVGTPASIAEEWARYVREGVADGFNLLPHLLPASVTDITDKLVPALQERGVYRTEYTGTTLREHLDLPPLPAAGA; encoded by the coding sequence ATGACCGCACAGAACCCCCATCCCCAGCTCCACCTGGGCGTGTTCTACACCGGAGTCGGACCGCAGCTGATCTGGAGCGACCCCGACGCCCCCTCGCACACCGCGATCGAGACCTTCGTCGAGATCGCACAGATCCTCGAACGCGGCCTGTTCGACGCCTTCTTCCTGGGGGAGGGACTGCGCGTACGGGAGAACCGGGGCCGGGTCTTCGACCTGGACGTGGCCGGCCGGCCCGACGCGATCACCCAGCTGGCCGCGCTCGCCGCCGTCACGACACGCATCGGACTGGTCGCCACCCAGAACACCACCTACAACTACCCGGCCGACCTGGCCCGCCGGCTGGCCGGCCTCGACCTGCTCTCCGAGGGACGCGCCGGTTGGAACATCGTCACCACCGACAACGCCTGGACCGGAGCCAACTTCCGGCACGGCGGCTGGCTGGAGCACGAACGCCGCTACGAACGCGCCGGGCAGTTCGTCGAGGCGGCCAAGGCGCTCTGGGCCTCCTGGGCACCCGACACGATCGCCGCCGACGGGAGCGCCGACCACTGGGCCCGGCCCGGCGCCATCGACCGGGTCGAGCGCGACACCGACCTGGTGACGCTGCGTGCCACCCCCACCGTCCCGGGCAGCCGCCAGGGCCGTCCCGTGCTGTTCCAGGCCGGGGACTCGCCGGGCGGCCGCGAACTCGCCGCCCGCCACGCGGACGTGGTGTTCTCCGCCAACACGGAGTTCGGCAAGGCCGCCGCCTACGCGGCAGACCTCCGCGACCGGCTGGCCCGGCACGGCCGTACGCCCGACTCGCTGCGCATCCTGCCCGGCGCGAACGTCGTCATCGGCGACACCCCGGCCGACGCCGAGGAGAAGGCCCGCTGGGTACGCGGCGAGCAGATCAACGGACCCCGGTCGATCGCCTTCCTGGAGCAGTACTGGGGCACGGACCTGTCCGGCTACGACCCCGACGGCCCGCTGCCCGACATCGAACCGAGCGACCAGGAGCTCGACCCCTCCCGGGGAACCCTCGCCGTCGACCAGCGCAGCGGCAAGCTCGCCACCATCCGGAAGTGGCGCGAGCTGTCCACTGAACGTGGCCTGTCCATACGTGAGTTGGTGACCGAGGTGTCGCCGGGCCATCCGTCCTTCGTCGGCACCCCCGCGTCGATCGCCGAGGAGTGGGCCCGTTACGTGCGTGAGGGAGTGGCGGACGGCTTCAACCTCCTGCCGCACCTGCTCCCGGCCTCCGTCACGGACATCACCGACAAGCTCGTCCCCGCACTCCAGGAACGGGGCGTCTACCGCACCGAGTACACGGGCACCACCCTGCGCGAGCACCTGGACCTGCCGCCGCTCCCAGCGGCCGGCGCCTGA